In bacterium, a single window of DNA contains:
- a CDS encoding T9SS type A sorting domain-containing protein — translation MKLRHFVGATALLQMGLPASAAVTLTVESETESEVVVSISMADSEQALAIGLHGLAQGLCLPEVFEMASGTRAAAKQDDSAFLLLVGSSGPFAPILPIDAAGQVLLRGSLQKTSTSWCLSLTSADLIQPGGEQFAIISAPVNDSPLMPETAAPPIGLEVYPNPGWDRILLSLGGEAESVVGLRVYDAQGRVVRDLAAAQRMAASRQEPVAWDGCDSSGRHLGAGIYFARVFYRGGAEASCKLTLIR, via the coding sequence GTGAAACTAAGACACTTCGTTGGAGCTACTGCCCTGCTACAGATGGGGCTTCCCGCCTCGGCAGCTGTCACGCTGACCGTCGAGAGTGAGACCGAGTCGGAAGTGGTCGTGTCGATCTCAATGGCGGATTCCGAACAAGCGCTCGCCATTGGGCTGCATGGCTTGGCCCAAGGCCTGTGCCTGCCTGAGGTGTTTGAAATGGCGAGCGGTACGCGGGCGGCAGCCAAGCAGGACGACAGTGCGTTTCTGCTACTGGTCGGATCGAGTGGGCCTTTCGCACCGATTCTGCCGATCGATGCGGCCGGACAGGTACTTCTGCGCGGCTCCCTTCAGAAGACCTCCACTAGTTGGTGTCTGTCCTTGACTAGCGCGGATTTGATTCAACCTGGTGGGGAGCAGTTTGCGATCATCAGCGCTCCGGTGAATGATTCGCCTCTGATGCCGGAAACGGCAGCGCCCCCAATAGGCCTCGAGGTGTACCCGAATCCAGGCTGGGATCGCATCCTTCTGTCGCTAGGCGGCGAAGCGGAATCGGTGGTCGGCCTTCGCGTCTATGATGCACAGGGCAGGGTCGTCCGGGACCTCGCAGCAGCTCAGAGGATGGCGGCCTCGCGGCAGGAACCGGTAGCCTGGGATGGTTGCGACTCCTCCGGCCGTCACCTCGGGGCGGGTATCTACTTCGCACGGGTGTTCTACAGGGGCGGGGCAGAGGCTTCATGCAAGCTCACGCTGATTCGATGA
- a CDS encoding dipeptidase, with amino-acid sequence MDKVIARICGAAERQRAELFELLRIPSISAEPARKADMQRTAEWLLRKLQAMGVRSEIIPTPGHALVYGEHLAAKGAPTVLMYGHYDVQPVDPLDLWTTPPFEPTIRNAAVYARGSSDDKGQVLCHLLAVEALLAETGGLPVNLKLLIEGEEEVGSPNLTPFVRANREKLACDALVVSDSAFFAKGVPSLVYGLRGLAYLEVFLTGPNRDLHSGTFGGAVANPADALAGMIAALHDGERRIAVPGFYDKVRPLSPAEREEYKRLPHKDEAYMKELGVNGLVGEAGYSTLERTSGRPTLEVNGIWGGYTGEGAKTVLPAKAAAKISCRLVPDQDPDEIARLVEAQLKRLAPAGIAVAVKQHHGGRPFLCALDSPFVEAGKGALEAAFGKRPVLAREGGSIPVVEAFNRELKAPVVLMGFGLPDDNLHSPNEKLDLEQFHKGIEAAAHFLALAGKVGG; translated from the coding sequence ATGGACAAGGTGATCGCCCGCATCTGCGGCGCCGCCGAGCGGCAGCGCGCCGAGCTCTTCGAACTGCTCCGCATCCCCAGCATCAGCGCCGAGCCCGCCCGCAAGGCGGACATGCAGCGCACGGCCGAGTGGCTGCTGCGCAAGCTTCAGGCCATGGGGGTGAGGAGCGAGATCATTCCGACGCCCGGGCACGCCCTGGTCTACGGCGAGCACCTCGCCGCCAAAGGCGCGCCGACCGTGCTCATGTACGGCCACTACGACGTGCAGCCCGTGGACCCGCTCGACCTGTGGACCACGCCGCCCTTCGAGCCGACGATTCGCAACGCGGCCGTCTACGCGCGCGGCTCCTCGGACGACAAGGGCCAGGTGCTCTGCCACCTGCTCGCCGTCGAGGCCCTGCTCGCCGAGACCGGCGGCCTGCCGGTGAATCTCAAGCTCCTCATCGAGGGCGAGGAGGAGGTCGGCAGCCCCAACCTCACGCCCTTCGTGCGCGCCAACCGCGAGAAGCTGGCCTGCGACGCGCTCGTGGTGAGCGACAGCGCCTTCTTCGCCAAGGGCGTGCCCAGCCTGGTCTACGGCCTGCGCGGGCTCGCCTACCTCGAGGTCTTCCTCACGGGCCCAAACCGCGACCTGCACAGCGGCACCTTCGGCGGCGCCGTCGCCAATCCGGCCGATGCCCTGGCCGGCATGATCGCGGCGCTGCACGATGGCGAGCGCCGCATTGCCGTACCCGGCTTCTACGACAAGGTACGCCCGCTCAGCCCCGCCGAGCGCGAGGAGTACAAGCGCCTGCCCCACAAGGATGAGGCCTACATGAAGGAACTCGGCGTGAACGGCCTCGTCGGCGAGGCCGGCTACAGCACGCTCGAGCGCACATCCGGCCGGCCGACGCTAGAAGTGAACGGCATCTGGGGTGGCTACACGGGCGAAGGCGCCAAGACCGTGCTGCCGGCCAAGGCGGCGGCCAAGATCAGTTGCCGCCTGGTGCCGGACCAGGACCCGGACGAGATCGCCCGCCTCGTCGAGGCGCAGCTCAAGCGCCTCGCGCCGGCGGGGATCGCGGTCGCGGTCAAGCAGCACCACGGCGGGCGGCCCTTCCTCTGCGCGCTGGACAGCCCCTTCGTCGAGGCCGGCAAGGGCGCGCTGGAGGCCGCGTTCGGCAAGCGCCCCGTGCTGGCGCGCGAGGGCGGCTCGATCCCCGTCGTGGAGGCCTTCAACCGCGAATTGAAGGCGCCCGTGGTGCTGATGGGCTTCGGGCTCCCCGACGACAACCTGCACTCTCCCAACGAGAAGCTGGACCTGGAGCAGTTCCACAAGGGCATCGAGGCGGCGGCGCACTTCCTGGCGCTGGCGGGGAAGGTGGGAGGGTGA